The proteins below come from a single Pseudomonas sp. MYb118 genomic window:
- the ilvD gene encoding dihydroxy-acid dehydratase: MRSKDDLRKYSSQVVDGVERAPGRSMLRAVGFTDEDFKKPQIGIASTWAMVTPCNMHIDKLAAEAEKGANAAGAKGVIFNTITISDGIANGTEGMKYSLVSREVIADSIETVAGCEGFDGLVTVGGCDKNMPGCLIGMARLNRPSIFVYGGTIRPGAGHTDIISVFEAVGQNARGDINEIQVKQIEEVAIPGPGSCGGMYTANTMASAIEALGMSLPGSSSQDAVGGDKASDSFRAGQQVMELLKLDLKPRDIMTRKAFENAIRVVIALAGSTNAVLHLLAMAHAVDVELSLDDFVELGKVSPVVADLRPSGQYMMSELVAIGGIQPLMKRMLAAGMLHGDAMTVTGKTLAQNLANVPDYPAGQDVILPFDQPVKKDSHLVVLHGNLSPTGAVAKITGKEGLRFEGTARVYHGEEGALAGILNGEVQAGDVIVIRYEGPKGGPGMREMLSPTSAVMGKGLGKEVALITDGRFSGGSHGFVVGHITPEAFEGGPIALVEDGDRITIDAETRQISLAVTDAVLAERKARWVRPAPKYTRGVLAKYAKTVSSASEGAVTDKYL; encoded by the coding sequence ATGAGAAGTAAAGACGATTTGCGCAAGTATTCCTCTCAAGTGGTCGATGGCGTGGAGCGTGCGCCCGGCCGTTCGATGCTTCGGGCCGTGGGTTTCACCGACGAAGACTTCAAGAAGCCGCAGATCGGCATCGCCTCCACCTGGGCGATGGTCACGCCATGCAACATGCACATCGACAAGCTGGCGGCCGAGGCGGAAAAAGGCGCGAATGCCGCCGGGGCCAAGGGCGTCATTTTCAACACCATCACCATTTCCGACGGCATCGCCAACGGCACCGAAGGCATGAAGTACTCGCTGGTGTCCCGTGAGGTGATCGCCGACTCCATCGAGACGGTGGCCGGCTGCGAAGGTTTCGACGGCCTGGTGACCGTCGGCGGCTGCGACAAGAACATGCCGGGCTGCCTGATCGGCATGGCGCGGCTCAACCGCCCGTCCATCTTCGTCTACGGCGGCACCATCCGCCCTGGCGCCGGGCACACCGACATCATTTCCGTGTTCGAAGCCGTGGGCCAGAACGCCCGCGGCGACATCAACGAAATCCAGGTCAAGCAGATCGAGGAAGTGGCGATCCCCGGGCCGGGCTCCTGCGGCGGCATGTACACCGCCAACACCATGGCCTCGGCCATCGAAGCGCTGGGCATGAGCCTGCCGGGCTCCAGTTCCCAGGACGCGGTCGGCGGCGACAAGGCTTCGGACAGTTTCCGCGCCGGGCAACAGGTCATGGAACTGCTCAAGCTCGACCTCAAGCCACGGGACATCATGACCCGCAAGGCCTTCGAGAATGCCATTCGCGTGGTGATCGCCCTCGCCGGCTCGACCAATGCCGTGCTGCATCTGTTGGCCATGGCCCACGCAGTGGACGTCGAATTGAGCCTGGATGACTTCGTCGAACTGGGCAAAGTCTCGCCGGTGGTGGCCGACCTGCGCCCCAGCGGCCAATACATGATGAGCGAGCTGGTGGCCATCGGCGGCATCCAGCCGCTGATGAAACGCATGCTCGCCGCCGGCATGCTGCACGGCGATGCCATGACCGTCACCGGCAAGACCCTGGCGCAAAACCTGGCGAACGTGCCGGACTACCCCGCCGGCCAGGACGTGATCCTGCCGTTCGACCAGCCGGTGAAAAAGGATTCGCACCTGGTGGTGCTGCACGGCAATCTCTCACCCACCGGCGCAGTGGCCAAGATCACCGGCAAGGAAGGCCTGCGCTTTGAGGGCACGGCGCGGGTCTATCACGGCGAAGAAGGCGCGCTGGCCGGTATTCTCAACGGTGAAGTGCAGGCCGGCGATGTCATCGTGATTCGTTACGAGGGCCCCAAGGGCGGCCCGGGCATGCGCGAAATGCTCTCGCCGACCTCGGCGGTGATGGGCAAGGGCCTCGGCAAGGAGGTGGCGCTGATCACCGACGGCCGGTTTTCCGGCGGATCCCACGGCTTCGTGGTCGGCCACATCACCCCGGAAGCCTTCGAGGGCGGGCCGATTGCGCTGGTCGAGGATGGCGATCGCATCACCATCGACGCAGAGACCCGGCAGATCAGCCTGGCGGTGACCGACGCGGTGCTGGCCGAGCGCAAGGCCCGCTGGGTTCGGCCTGCGCCCAAGTACACGCGCGGGGTGCTGGCCAAGTATGCGAAGACGGTGTCGAGTGCTTCGGAGGGGGCGGTGACGGATAAGTATCTTTGA
- the mqo gene encoding malate dehydrogenase (quinone), with translation MFKKVNTALLGLALSLGMTTAQAEEAKKVDVLLIGGGIMSATLGVWLNELEPGTSMEMIERLDGVALESSNGWNNAGTGHSALAELNYTPEDDKGNVSIPKAVEINEAFQVSRQFWAWQVQQGVLKNPRSFINTTPHMSFVWGDDNIKFLKKRYEALQASPLFAGMQYSEDPAVIKKWVPLMMEGRDPNQKIAATWSPLGTDMNFGEITRQFVAHLQTLPKFDLKLSSEVQDITRNEDGTWRVSSKNLKDGSKFTTDAKFVFIGAGGGALHLLQKSGIDEAKEYAGFPVGGSFLVTDNPAIAEQHLAKAYGKASVGAPPMSVPHLDTRVLDGKRVILFGPFATFSTKFLKEGSYLDLLTTTTTHNVWPMTKVGIKEYPLVEYLAGQLMLSDEDRLNALKEYFPNAKAEDWRLWQAGQRVQIIKRDEAAGGVLKLGTEIVASADGSIAGLLGASPGASTAAPIMLQVIQKVFKDKVATPEWQEKLHKIVPSYGTQLNNDPAKVAEEWAYTAKVLELPTPPVIGQAAAPAPAAAPAEVPKPEAARDMAL, from the coding sequence ATGTTTAAGAAAGTGAACACGGCCCTGTTGGGTCTGGCTCTGTCGTTGGGGATGACGACTGCCCAGGCCGAAGAAGCCAAGAAAGTCGATGTGCTGCTGATTGGCGGCGGCATCATGAGCGCAACCCTCGGCGTCTGGCTCAACGAACTGGAACCCGGCACCTCGATGGAAATGATCGAGCGCCTGGACGGTGTCGCCCTGGAAAGCTCCAACGGCTGGAACAACGCCGGTACCGGTCACTCTGCCCTGGCCGAACTGAACTACACCCCGGAAGACGACAAAGGCAACGTGTCGATTCCCAAGGCTGTTGAAATCAACGAAGCGTTTCAGGTCTCCCGTCAGTTCTGGGCCTGGCAGGTTCAGCAGGGCGTGCTGAAAAACCCGCGTTCGTTCATCAACACCACGCCGCACATGAGCTTTGTGTGGGGTGACGACAACATCAAGTTCCTGAAAAAGCGCTACGAAGCCCTGCAGGCGAGCCCGCTGTTCGCCGGCATGCAGTACTCCGAAGATCCGGCTGTGATCAAGAAGTGGGTCCCGCTGATGATGGAAGGGCGTGACCCGAACCAGAAAATCGCGGCCACCTGGAGCCCGCTGGGTACCGACATGAACTTCGGCGAGATCACGCGCCAGTTCGTCGCTCACCTGCAAACCCTGCCGAAATTCGACCTGAAGCTGTCCAGCGAAGTGCAGGACATCACTCGTAACGAAGACGGCACCTGGCGCGTCAGCTCCAAGAACCTGAAAGACGGCAGCAAGTTCACCACCGACGCCAAGTTCGTGTTCATCGGCGCAGGTGGCGGTGCCCTGCACCTGCTGCAGAAGTCCGGCATCGACGAAGCCAAGGAATACGCTGGCTTCCCGGTCGGCGGCTCGTTCCTGGTGACCGATAACCCGGCTATCGCCGAGCAGCACCTGGCCAAGGCCTACGGCAAGGCTTCGGTGGGTGCACCACCGATGTCGGTTCCGCACCTGGACACCCGTGTCCTGGACGGCAAGCGCGTCATCCTGTTTGGCCCATTCGCGACCTTCAGCACCAAGTTCCTCAAGGAAGGTTCGTACCTGGACCTGCTGACCACCACTACCACCCACAACGTGTGGCCAATGACCAAGGTCGGCATCAAGGAGTACCCGCTGGTGGAATACCTCGCCGGCCAGCTGATGCTGTCGGATGAAGACCGCCTCAATGCGCTGAAAGAGTACTTCCCGAACGCCAAGGCTGAAGACTGGCGCCTGTGGCAAGCCGGCCAGCGCGTGCAGATCATCAAGCGTGATGAAGCCGCCGGTGGCGTGCTGAAACTGGGTACCGAGATCGTCGCTTCCGCTGACGGCTCGATCGCCGGCCTGCTGGGCGCCTCGCCAGGTGCTTCGACTGCTGCACCGATCATGCTGCAAGTGATCCAGAAGGTGTTCAAGGACAAGGTCGCGACCCCTGAGTGGCAGGAAAAGCTGCACAAGATCGTACCTAGCTACGGCACCCAGCTGAACAACGACCCGGCCAAAGTGGCCGAGGAGTGGGCCTACACCGCCAAGGTGCTGGAACTGCCGACGCCTCCGGTCATCGGTCAGGCTGCCGCACCGGCCCCGGCCGCTGCCCCGGCAGAAGTGCCAAAGCCTGAAGCCGCACGCGACATGGCTCTGTAA